One segment of Macaca fascicularis isolate 582-1 chromosome 4, T2T-MFA8v1.1 DNA contains the following:
- the LOC102136468 gene encoding LOW QUALITY PROTEIN: HLA class II histocompatibility antigen, DP beta 1 chain (The sequence of the model RefSeq protein was modified relative to this genomic sequence to represent the inferred CDS: substituted 1 base at 1 genomic stop codon) — MMILQVSGHPWTVDLTALLMVLLISVVQDWATPENSVYQERQECYPFNGTQRFVDGLIYNREDYVHLDSAVAEFLAVMELGRPTGEYLNSXKDFMERKRAEVDKVCRHKYKLMEPLIRQRPGEGCGPGLLGRPWGPGPGSRGSWAGLSDLSARSEGDFGLGIDGRSPTGVCQEGEHGDWAEHGVRRMEGERPPGLHHAWQLTAGGVRGKVTGQRAGVWCGDGGGDDTAGHAEKKPAGRPLGLRCLRGRWMV, encoded by the exons ATGATGATCCTGCAGGTTTCAGGGCATCCCTGGACAGTGGATCTGACAGCACTACTGATGGTGCTGCTCATATCTGTGGTCCAGGACTGGGCCACTCCAG AGAATTCCGTGTACCAGGAACGGCAGGAATGCTACCCGTTCAATGGGACTCAGCGCTTTGTGGACGGGCTCATCTACAACCGGGAGGATTACGTGCATTTAGACAGCGCAGTGGCGGAGTTCCTAGCAGTGATGGAGCTGGGGCGGCCCACGGGCGAGTACTTGAACAGCTAGAAGGACTTTATGGAACGGAAGCGAGCCGAGGTGGACAAGGTGTGCAGACACAAGTACAAGCTGATGGAGCCACTCATCCGGCAGCGCCCAGGTGAGGGCTGTGGACCAGGGCTCCTGGGGCGGCCATGGGGGCCGGGTCCAGGGAGTAGGGGCAGCTGGGCCGGCCTAAGCGACCTTAGTGCCAGGAGCGAAGGGGACTTTGGGCTGGGAATTGATGGGAGGAGCCCAACCGGAGTTTGTCAGGAGGGTGAGCACGGAGACTGGGCTGAGCATGGAGTGAggaggatggagggagagagaccTCCGGGACTTCATCACGCCTGGCAGCTGACTGCAGGTGGGGTGAGGGGAAAGGTCACAGGACAGCGTGCAGGGGTGTGGTGTGGAGATGGAGGTGGAGATGATACAGCAGGCCATGCAGAGAAGAAACCTGCAGGGAGACCCCTGGGTTTGAGATGCTTGAGGGGCAGATGGATGGTCTGA